TCGAGGTTTGAGCGCAATATTTAAAGGCTGGATTCGAGTTACGAGATTCCGAGCCACGAGAAACGATTTAGGGCCTTATTATGACTGAAAGAACCACTCAACTTATCCAAGCGGTATCTAATGCGTTTGAAACTGTATTAGGCTACGCCGCCCAACACATCATTCAAGCGCCGGGGCGTGTAAACCTCATTGGTGAACACACCGACTACAACGACGGCTTTGTATTACCTTGCGCGATTGACTATCAAACCGTTGTTGCAGCCGCTAAACGTGATGACAATATCGTGCGCGTAATTGCGGTTGATTATGACAACCAAGTCAATGAATTCGATATTTCACAACCGCTTGAGTTTGATAAAGACGTCATGTGGGTTAACTACATTCGTGGTGTGATTGATTGCCTACAAAAGCGTGGTTATCAGTTTAAAGGTGCCGATATTACGGTCAGCGGCAACGTGCCTCAAGGGGCAGGGCTGAGCTCATCTGCCGCGCTAGAAGTGGTGATTGGGCAAACATTCAAAGTGCTTTATGACCTAGAGATTTCTCAACAAGAGATTGCACTTAACGGCCAGCAAGCAGAAAACCAATTTGTCGGTTGCAACTGCGGCATTATGGATCAGCTCATTTCCGCCGAAGGACAGCGTAATCATTCACTATTAATTGATTGCCGCTCACTGGAAACTCAAGCGGTTTCAATGCCAGAAGATATGGCGATTGTGATCATTAACTCGAATAAAAAACGTGGCTTGGTGGATAGCGAATACAACACGCGTCGTCAGCAATGTGAAGCCGCCGCCGAGTTCTTTGGCGTGAAAGCACTACGCGATGTGACGATTGAACAGTTTATCGAGCGCCAAGCCGATCTTGATCCAGTCGTCGCCAAACGTGCTCGTCATATCATCACGGAAAATGATCGTACGGTAGAAGCGGCAACAGCCCTCAAAAATCACGACATGGCACGCCTTGCAGTATTAATGGAGCAATCTCATATTTCAATGCGTGATGATTTTGAAATCACCTGTTCAGAAGTCGATACCATTGTCGATATTGTAAAAGAAGTGATCGGTACTCAAGGCGGCGTACGCATGACCGGCGGCGGCTTCGGCGGCTGCGTAGTCTCACTAGTTCCACCGTCGCTGGTTGATGCAGTGAAGCAAGCCGTAGAAGCGCAATACCAAACGAAAACCGGCTTAAAAGAAACCATTTATGTGTGTAAAGCGATGGATGGAGCTGGAGAAGTGGTATGAATAAAGCCCATTTACAGCGATTAAATGAGGAAATGAGGGAATCAAATTGGTTAGATGGGCAGCCTGCAAAGCTTGTTCATCTAACTAATTGTACCGGAATGACAGTGTCGTTTATGGATGTTGGTGCGACATGGCTAAGTGCTTGTATATCGGTTAATGGTGAACCACGAGAGTTGTTATTACGCGCAAAGAATATGGCCTCACACCTCAAACAAACGGCTTACTTAGGTGCAATCGTAGGGCGTTTTGCCAATCGTATTCATTTGGGAAGATTTTCTTTAAATAATCAAACTTATCAGTTGCCTATTAATAATGGTGTTAATTCATTACATGGTGGTGATGTGGGGTTTGATAAAAAGCGGTGGGAGATTAAAGAACAAAGTGAACAATTCGTTATTTTTAGTTTATTTTCTGCCGATGGAGAAGAGGGTTACCCTGGTAATTTGAATGCTGAAGTGTGTTATCAATTGTCCGACGATAATAAGTTGACGATTACTTATCACGCAACTGTAGATAAATCATGCCCAGTCAACCTGACTAATCATGCTTATTTTAACCTCGCTGGAGAAGGTTCTTCGTATACAGCGAAAGATCATTGGTTGAAAATTAAAGCATCTCATTATTTGCCAACAACGGAAAGTATGATACCTACTGGAGAACTGAAGGCTTGTGAGGGCACTTCATTTGACTTTAATCATAGCAAAAAGATAGGAACGTATTTTTTATCCGATGACGATCAGGTTATTGCGAGTGGGTATGATCATGCAATGATATTGAACCCTGAAAATTGTAAAGATGGCCTAACGGTAGCTGAATTGATATCACCGCATCAAGATATAATAATGGCGGTATTGACCACAAAGCCGTCTTTGCAGCTATATACTGGAAACTTTTTAGAAGGGACAGAAGGAGCAAGTCAGTCGTACTCTAATCATCATGGGGTTGCGCTGGAAACTCAGTTTTTTCCTGACGAAGTGAATCATCCTGAATGGGGAGAGGCAGAATCAATTCTTCATCCTCGGGAAACTTATCAGCATCAAACGAGTTATGTATTTAAGCTTTGTTCTGGTTAATGACCTTTTTTAAGCCGAATATTTTTGTCATTAGGCTAATTTTTTCAAGGGACGTTGATAGTTGATATTGAAAAGAAACTAAGGACGCTTAACTCTCGTTCTAGTTCATCTAGGTGTTCCGTTCTGATAAAAATCGTTAATGGCTTAAGCCTAGACTAGGCGTTACTATAGAGCTGTCATTTCCATTTTCATTTTAGACCTAATTTGTCCTGTTTTTCGTGCAATTTGTAAGATGTTTTGAGTGTCTTTAGGGTTAACTCAGGACAATTTATCGGTCAGGTTGCCCGTTTTGAGTCTAACTCAGGACAATTTATCGGTTAGGTTGCCCGTTTTGAGTCTAACTCAGGACAATTTATCGGTCAGGTTGTCCATTTTGAGCCTAACTCGGGGTAATTTATTGATCCGCATATCTAATTTAGGCATTCTTAAAGAGAAATCAGTAATTCCAATGGATTAATCGAAATGGACGGTTATTTGCTGCAGGTGCGTCATATATACCGATATCCCCCTCCTTCCTGAATGGGAAGCAAAAATAGTGGATTTTGAATGAGGGTGTGATGTCTACAACCTAAGCTTGGGAGCAAGCGGTTTTCGAGAGGGTTGAGCCTGTAAGAATGGCAGTAATAACAAGCCTATTATGGCAGCACAAACAGAAATTGTGATAAAAAATCCAGTCCAGCTGTACTTTTCAAGAATCAACGCAAGTGGGTAGCCAGAGAGGGCGGCTCCCATGTAGGCGAATAGTCCGACAAAACCAGTAGCCGCACCAGCCGAATCTTTGTGTGAACATTCTGCTGCCGCCATGCCAATCAGCATTTGTGGACCGAATACGAAGAATCCAATGGAAAACAACCCTGCGGCTTGGAACGCAAAGTTAGTTAAAGGCATAAGCCACAGCGCAGCAACAGATAGAAAAATTCCTGCGGAAAATAGAAGGTTCATTGGGCCTCGGTTACCACCGAATAATTTATCCGAACCCCAGCCAGCAACAAGAGAACCAACAAAGCCACCGATTTCAAACATAGACAAAGCGGCGTTGGCATTGATCAAGCTAAAGTGGTGTTGCTCTGTCAGGTATAAATTACCCCAATCGTTGATCGCGGTACGCACGATGTAAACAAGAACATAGCTACACGCGAGCAACCAAATATACTTGTTATTGAACACATACTGCTTGAGGATCTCTTTGTAACGTAGGCCTTGTCCGTGATTTTCTTGTACCAGTTCTAACTCGTCGTTACGCCATTGACCAACTGTTGGTAAACCTAGTGTGGTTGGTTTGTCCCGTAAACGCCAACAAACGACCACGCCAGTAACAACACCGATAATACCAGGTATGATAAATCCTTCTCGCCAACTGTAATGTACCGTTAAGACGCTAACGAGTAGGGGAATTAGAGCACCACCGACATTATGAGCGGTATTCCAAATAGCCCATAAAAAACCACGTTCGGAACGTGAATACCAAGTAGTAAGCAGCTTAGAGCACGAAGGCCAACCCCATCCTTGAAACCATGCGTTCATAACCCAAAGTGCTGCAAGTGCAACCAAAGAGCTTGAAAAGCCGAATGCGATATTGATTAAGCCCGTCGAGATTAAACCAAATCCCATGAAAAAACGTGGGTTAGAGTGGTCAGATATAGTGCCTGAGATAAATTTAGATAAGCCATAAGCGATGTAGAAAAGGGTACTAATCATACCGATATCGCCTTTATCTAAACCGAGATCGGCGATCATCGCTGGTGCCGCGTAGTTGAACGTTTTACGGGTGAAATAAAAGCCCGCGTAACCAAGGTACATACCCAACATGATATGCAAGCGCCAGTAACGATAGCATTCATCTACTTGTTTTTTATCAAGGAGAGCTTGGTTGTGGTTAGGAGATAGACATAAACCAAACATGCTTGTTACTCTTTAGGTAGTTTGATAGCGATTTGTGTACCATCCACATAATCATTTAAAGAATAGAGATACATTTTTCCACCTAACGCTTGTACTCGTTCTTGCATACCACGCACCCCCATTCCTTTCATGCAATCTTCGGCTTTAAAACCTATGCCGTTGTCCACAATATTCAATAAAAGGTGATCTTCAATGGACAACTCGATAACGATGGACGTCGCATTTGCGTATTTCGCAGCATTGTTTAACGCTTCCTGACAAAGACGAAATACCGTGACTTGCAATATGTCGCTTAATGACTCGTAATCGCCTTGCCAATTTAGAACGACGTGTGTTCCGTGATTATCGAACTCCATATCACGCGTTAACTGGTGGACGGACTCCTTTAAATCCAAATCATCTAGCATCTTAGGTCTTAGTTTGCTGAGAAGGTGCTTGGTGGTGTCATAAACATTCAGCGATAAACTCTCAATCATGTCGGCGCAGCGTGTG
The genomic region above belongs to Vibrio casei and contains:
- the galM gene encoding galactose-1-epimerase, which codes for MNKAHLQRLNEEMRESNWLDGQPAKLVHLTNCTGMTVSFMDVGATWLSACISVNGEPRELLLRAKNMASHLKQTAYLGAIVGRFANRIHLGRFSLNNQTYQLPINNGVNSLHGGDVGFDKKRWEIKEQSEQFVIFSLFSADGEEGYPGNLNAEVCYQLSDDNKLTITYHATVDKSCPVNLTNHAYFNLAGEGSSYTAKDHWLKIKASHYLPTTESMIPTGELKACEGTSFDFNHSKKIGTYFLSDDDQVIASGYDHAMILNPENCKDGLTVAELISPHQDIIMAVLTTKPSLQLYTGNFLEGTEGASQSYSNHHGVALETQFFPDEVNHPEWGEAESILHPRETYQHQTSYVFKLCSG
- the uhpC gene encoding MFS transporter, with the protein product MFGLCLSPNHNQALLDKKQVDECYRYWRLHIMLGMYLGYAGFYFTRKTFNYAAPAMIADLGLDKGDIGMISTLFYIAYGLSKFISGTISDHSNPRFFMGFGLISTGLINIAFGFSSSLVALAALWVMNAWFQGWGWPSCSKLLTTWYSRSERGFLWAIWNTAHNVGGALIPLLVSVLTVHYSWREGFIIPGIIGVVTGVVVCWRLRDKPTTLGLPTVGQWRNDELELVQENHGQGLRYKEILKQYVFNNKYIWLLACSYVLVYIVRTAINDWGNLYLTEQHHFSLINANAALSMFEIGGFVGSLVAGWGSDKLFGGNRGPMNLLFSAGIFLSVAALWLMPLTNFAFQAAGLFSIGFFVFGPQMLIGMAAAECSHKDSAGAATGFVGLFAYMGAALSGYPLALILEKYSWTGFFITISVCAAIIGLLLLPFLQAQPSRKPLAPKLRL
- the galK gene encoding galactokinase; translated protein: MTERTTQLIQAVSNAFETVLGYAAQHIIQAPGRVNLIGEHTDYNDGFVLPCAIDYQTVVAAAKRDDNIVRVIAVDYDNQVNEFDISQPLEFDKDVMWVNYIRGVIDCLQKRGYQFKGADITVSGNVPQGAGLSSSAALEVVIGQTFKVLYDLEISQQEIALNGQQAENQFVGCNCGIMDQLISAEGQRNHSLLIDCRSLETQAVSMPEDMAIVIINSNKKRGLVDSEYNTRRQQCEAAAEFFGVKALRDVTIEQFIERQADLDPVVAKRARHIITENDRTVEAATALKNHDMARLAVLMEQSHISMRDDFEITCSEVDTIVDIVKEVIGTQGGVRMTGGGFGGCVVSLVPPSLVDAVKQAVEAQYQTKTGLKETIYVCKAMDGAGEVV